In Meleagris gallopavo isolate NT-WF06-2002-E0010 breed Aviagen turkey brand Nicholas breeding stock chromosome 15, Turkey_5.1, whole genome shotgun sequence, one DNA window encodes the following:
- the ADAMTS2 gene encoding A disintegrin and metalloproteinase with thrombospondin motifs 2, with amino-acid sequence MELLWFVFSVWAQVNEIYHDESLGAHINVVLVRIILLSYGKSMSLIEIGNPSQSLENVCRWAYLQQKPDTGHAEYHDHAIFLTRQDFGPSGMQGYAPVTGMCHPVRSCTLNHEDGFSSAFVVAHETGHVLGMEHDGQGNRCGDEVRLGSIMAPLVQAAFHRFHWSRCSQQELNRYLHSYDCLRDDPFEHDWPSLPQLPGIHYSMNEQCRFDFGLGYMMCTAFRTFDPCKQLWCSHPENPYFCKTKKGPPLDGTMCAPGKHCFKGHCIWLTPDILKQDGHWGAWSKFGSCSRTCGTGVKYRTRQCDNPHPANGGRTCVGPSYEFQLCNTQDCPKDFEDFREEQCRQWDPYFEYQNTKHHWLPYEHVDAKERCHLYCESKETGDVVYMKRMVHDGTRCSYKDAYSICVRGECLKVGCDRVIGSTKQEDKCGVCGGDNSHCKVVKGTFSRVPKKQGHIKMFEIPVGARHLLIQESDATSHHLAIKNRETGRFILSEDNYVPDSKVFIDMGVEWEYRNDDNRETVQTMGPLRNGIVILVIPHGGTKISLTYKYMIHEDSLNVDNNNVLEEDSVSYEWALKKWSQCSRPCGGGFQFTKYGCRRKTDHKMVHRSYCELIQKPKPIRRVCNLQECSQPIWVTGEWEPCSKSCGKTGYQVRSVRCIQPLHDNTNRSVHTKYCNNDRPEGRRPCNRELCPAQWRIGPWSQCSVSCGNGTQDRPVLCRTGDNAIGLCKEAKPENVRICRLPPCPRNISDPSKKTYMIQWLSRPDPDYPIQKISSKDHCQGDKSMFCRMEVLSRYCSIPGYNKLCCKSCNMYNNVTEEGNATDSNANKNNVIEEELLTTLSPLTGVSTTQPATTSPPPVSKHPVPPSNATDEHPEINAVDVPYKIDGLDNEVSQHNIITQRRIPYERTRNQRIQELIAEKRKKETLRKIN; translated from the exons TCTTCCTCACAAGGCAGGATTTTGGTCCATCTGGCATGCAGG GCTATGCTCCAGTCACAGGAATGTGTCATCCTGTTCGAAGCTGTACTCTCAATCATGAAGATGGTTTTTCATCTGCATTCGTGGTGGCTCATGAAACTGGACATGT TTTAGGCATGGAGCATGATGGCCAAGGAAACAGATGTGGGGATGAGGTCCGCCTGGGGAGCATCATGGCCCCCCTCGTGCAAGCTGCCTTCCACCGCTTCCACTGGTCccgctgcagccagcaggagctgaaTCGATACCTCCA TTCCTATGATTGTCTGCGCGATGATCCCTTCGAACATGACTGGCCTTCCCTTCCACAGCTGCCAGGAATTCACTACTCCATGAATGAGCAGTGCCGTTTTGATTTTGGTTTGGGCTACATGATGTGCACAGCT ttTCGTACGTTTGATCCCTGTAAGCAGCTCTGGTGTAGCCATCCTGAGAACCCCTacttctgcaaaacaaagaaagggCCTCCGCTGGACGGGACCATGTGTGCACCAGGAAAG CACTGCTTTAAAGGTCACTGCATCTGGCTGACACCAGACATCCTGAAACAGGATGGGCACTGGGGAGCATGGAGTAAGTTTGGCTCCTGCTCTCGCACCTGTGGCACGGGGGTGAAGTACAGGACACGGCAGTGTGACAACCCACA TCCAGCCAACGGAGGCCGCACGTGCGTAGGGCCGAGCTATGAGTTCCAGCTCTGCAACACTCAGGATTGCCCCAAGGACTTTGAGGATTTCAGAgaggagcagtgcaggcaaTGGGATCCGTACTTTGAGTACCAGAACACAAAGCACCATTGGCTGCCCTATGAGCATGTTGATG ccaAGGAAAGGTGCCACCTGTATTGCGAATCCAAGGAAACAGGGGATGTTGTGTACATGAAGAGGATGGTCCACGATGGGACCCGCTGCTCCTACAAAGACGCTTACAGCATCTGCGTGCGGGGAGAATGCTTG AAAGTTGGGTGTGACAGGGTCATAGGATCCACAAAGCAGGAAGACAAATGCGGTGTTTGCGGAGGAGATAATTCCCACTGCAAAGTGGTGAAAGGAACATTTTCAAGAGTACCAAAGAAACAAG GACACATTAAGATGTTTGAAATTCCTGTTGGGGCAAGACATTTACTTATACAGGAATCAGACGCCACCAGTCATCATCTCG CAATTAAAAACCGTGAAACAGGAAGATTCATTCTAAGTGAAGACAACTACGTGCCAGACTCTAAAGTATTTATTGACATGGGTGTGGAGTGGGAATATCGGAATGACGATAATAGAGAAACCGTGCAGACCATGGGGCCTCTGCGTAATGGAATAGTTATTCTG GTGATTCCTCATGGTGGTACCAAGATATCTCTGACTTACAAGTACATGATCCATGAAGATTCCTTGAATGTAGATAACAATAATGTTTTGGAAGAGGACTCAGTATCGTATGAATGGGCTCTGAAGAAGTGGTCCCAGTGTTCAAGACCTTGTGGAGGAG GCTTCCAGTTCACAAAGTACGGCTGCCGGAGGAAGACGGACCACAAGATGGTTCATCGGAGTTACTGCGAGCTGATCCAGAAGCCGAAGCCCATTCGCAGGGTGTGCAACCTCCAggagtgctcacagcccat ATGGGTTACAGGAGAATGGGAGCCTTGCAGCAAAAGCTGTGGGAAAACAGGATACCAAGTGCGATCCGTGCGATGCATCCAACCCCTGCACGACAACACAAATCGATCTGTTCACACCAAGTACTGCAACAACGACCGACCAGAGGGCAGGAGGCCTTGCAACCGGGAGCTTTGTCCAGCACAGTGGAGAATAGGACCCTGGTCACAG tgctctgtcagtTGTGGCAATGGCACGCAGGATCGCCCAGTCCTGTGCCGAACCGGGGACAACGCCATCGGCCTTTGCAAAGAAGCTAAACCAGAGAACGTAAGGATTTGCAGACTACCTCCGTGTCCAA GAAACATTTCTGATCCTTCAAAGAAAACCTACATGATACAATGGCTGTCGAGACCCGATCCAGACTACCCTATCCAGAAAATATCTTCAA aagatCACTGTCAAGGAGACAAGTCAATGTTTTGCCGCATGGAAGTTCTCTCTCGGTACTGTTCAATTCCCGGTTACAATAAGCTCTGTTGCAAGTCCTGTAATATGTACAACAACGTAACAGAGGAAGGCAATGCAACAGACTCTAACGCAAATAAGAATAATGTCATTGAGGAGGAGCTCCTGACAACTCTCAGCCCTCTCACAGGAGTTTCCACCACACAACCTGCCACCACCAGTCCTCCTCCTGTTTCCAAACACCCCGTGCCTCCTTCCAATGCCACTGACGAGCACCCCGAAATTAACGCGGTGGACGTGCCCTATAAAATCGATGGGCTGGACAACGAAGTGTCACAGCACAACATCATCACACAGAGGAGGATACCTTACGAAAGGACGAGGAATCAAAGGATCCAGGAGCTGATtgctgagaaaaggaaaaaagagactctcagaaaaataaactaa